The genomic DNA GACACGATACGCCGACTGAAGCAATTTTAATGCACGCCTGGGCTCTTGTTTCGATCGGTCAGCGATCAACGGTAGCACCGCTTCGTGAACGTCCCACGCCAACGACTTAGCTCGTCGATAAACGATTTGAGCAATCTCTTGGAATGTGTAGAGACGGAAGTTGAGTTCGAGGGCCGCACGATTGCGTAGAGGCGGAAGCAAATTCTGAGGATCGGTCGTTGCGAGCAGGATCGTCAACGGCGGCAATTTTATTGGCTGTGGCTGCCGCCCTCCGGTAGGGACATAAACCGTATTTTTGTCGATCACCGAGTACAACAATGTCTGCAATGCAGGACTGAGCAAGTGCGCTTCGTCTAACGTTACGATCGTTTTTTCGTTGCACGCAAGCAGTAACGCATTGAGTTCAGCGGCGCTATTGATTGTTTGAGCCAAGACCTCTTTACAATCGACGCACAATTCAGCAGCGATGACGCTTGAGAAAATCGATTTTCCGGCTGAACTTGGGCCGAGAAGCAATGTGGGGCTCGGAAACGGTTCATTCTTTTGGAATGCGAACGACAACCCAATGTCGATCGCCGCTTTCACTTCGTCTTGTCCAACGAGGTGTGATAATGAAGTTGGTTGTACGGATGGATCAGTGGCGTCCATTGGCGTCCTTTCTTGGATGTTGTCGCCACCGAAGGTAGAACGTAACTGTTCACACAAAAGCGAAACGCCCCCGCCTTGCGGCGGGGCGTTTGTTG from Rosistilla oblonga includes the following:
- a CDS encoding Holliday junction DNA helicase RuvB C-terminal domain-containing protein — encoded protein: MSTNAPPQGGGVSLLCEQLRSTFGGDNIQERTPMDATDPSVQPTSLSHLVGQDEVKAAIDIGLSFAFQKNEPFPSPTLLLGPSSAGKSIFSSVIAAELCVDCKEVLAQTINSAAELNALLLACNEKTIVTLDEAHLLSPALQTLLYSVIDKNTVYVPTGGRQPQPIKLPPLTILLATTDPQNLLPPLRNRAALELNFRLYTFQEIAQIVYRRAKSLAWDVHEAVLPLIADRSKQEPRRALKLLQSAYRVAIATGSDTIDLRHLEETCRIQQLDSLGLNRAEQDYLNVLMDAPSRLNVLASRLAVGIGVIRDLEGVLVRLGLIGKDSKGIRELTAEGRKHVQSNCK